TAAACTAAGTGAAGCATCTTAAATAAGTTTCCTAACAACACAGCAGGAGCTTGTCTGGGCTATTTCTAGTTATGATTTTTACACGTTTGGACCCAGAATCAGGTTATTTGAGTAATCAGGTCAGAAGCAAAGTTCCCTGAGCTTTTAAAAGCAGCCAATGTCTTTCATTACATTCCCCCTATGGCTCTGCTGGACTGTAGTTGAAGCCATATGGACCTTTTCCTTGCAGGAGGCTGCGGGGGCTCCACAGAGGAGCGTCTTCGTGCAGAGCTGCTCCTGGAGCGTCGCCAGAGCGAGGCCCAGGCCTTGGCTTTTGAGGAAGAGAGGCACACATGGCAGACAGAGAAGGACAAGGTCATCCGCTACCAGAAGGAGCTGCAGGCCAGCTACTTAGAGATGTACCACCGCAATGAAGCGCTCGAGAGGGAACTGCACCAGCTGAGGACGAGCATGGAGCGAGGAGGAgcatcagcaggaggaggaggaggaagcagaacTGGGACATTGGAAAGAGAAGTGTCAGAGCTGAGGGGTGAGAGAGCAGCTGAAGAACAGGAAGACACACATTCGTCTGGTTTGCCATGGATAGACAGGATTGAATCATCTGAAATTTGAATGAGACAGACTTGTTTGCAATGCAAACTGTTTTCCTCCTGAACTGTGGCATCTATGGAAGACCAGGTCtgccaggaaaagaaaaaaatacatgtagtACACTTTAAAATGATAAGATAGTATGTCAAAATTATGAGATACTAAGCAGGGATTTACAACTTATTCACCAGTAAGTGAAAAGATTGACCTACTACGTCTAAGTTCTGGAAAAATAACTCACAAGTTAGTTACCAAGTCCAAAGTATGAAACTGGAAATCAAATTCTTCACTTACTATGACTAAAGTATGAGTTGGAAATTTTGACCCAAATAAAATGAGATGGTGAGTCTCAAAGAACAGCAAGTTGAAAggccttttttctttcaaaaaaaatctggaaagtTCCAGCATTTATCTGAGCCATAAACACggtaaaaacaataagaaacgTCTGATTTTCAGCTTTAAGATGGTCTAGGGTTATTTAAAGTAGTCATACTGACTGTGAAATTTAACTAAATCGAAGGTTGAAATTGTGATATGtcttcaaaatcattttattctacatgtgtcatttaaacattggccaaaaataaatagtttgcatcaaacagtttctttaaaaaacacaatattttgtGCAACACAGAAGCCATGACTCACTTATCCGTGACCAACTGCAGGCCGTTTACACAGAGCAACTACAAGACAAttctgaaacaaatgaaaaatgtaagcagtaaaatatctattctATGCAGAGCAACCTTTATTCcactattggtaacacctgtggttACTTTGGATAATAAATATTGTGCcatttgtattgtatttctttcagtttttgacAACACATactcaacttttgtttttccttttcatagCTTATGGCATTAGAACTTTTATATGCTGCACAGAAGGTGTTTTTGAGCTCTCTCCACTAGCCGTGGTGgtgactttatactgcagtgacaAATGAGCCTACAATGAATGAAATATAACAGGagcgaaacaaaaaaaagagtgttAACATACTAAAGATTAAGCTactatataaaaataattagaTAAAGTTAAATGAATTACTATCTCCAACATACTATCTCATACTTTTGATTCAGTAACTCAACATTAGTAAGTTGTAGTGGCACTAAATATAATCagtatttttcatatatttttcttcttttcttggTGGAAATAGGCTTCCATAGATTCCAATTCATTCTTGCCTTCCTGGTCCTGCACCCTTGGTGACTGTTTAAAGCCCTTCTCCTGCAAAGACTGGATCTATAACCTCCTACACATCCCTCTAATCCTGAAGCTGTGTCTGTTCCACATCTGTCCTTTCAATTCTGTACAAAAACACAGCCGAGCACCTACAGTAGACTGTCCTGCTTAAGACCTCTGTCAAATTCTAAACCTGTAAATAAGCAAATTGATGTGCTATGATTGTGATTAATGTTTGAGAGTTGCCTGGTTTTGGACTGCTGGAGAGTCTTGACGGTAACTAACGGGTTTAAATGGATTTAGTGAGGTCCGGTAACACCTCAGCAGGTGTTCGGTGTTTGCAGACAGATCACTGGGTTCAGACTTCACCTGGACTCTGGCAGGGAAATCTGTGTCTCTGGGTTAAGTATGGAGGATTAACGCTCTCCGGTGCCAAGGTAACTGATGCTACTTctttgccattttaaaaaactgtgtaTCCTAAACTgggaatgtttttttctcattccaGTCACGTTGAGatctatatataaatatattttgtacAGAAGTGTAGTTTTTATTTGACTGGCCTTTTGTCATTGTATTCCAAGCACACTGTTGTCTTAAATGTGTAAACTCCCACATCTTCTGATTGCAGCAATAGCGATCAATAGATGACTATGGCTGCCCTGCTTATTGGTGCGATTTGTTGCACGTACCCGGCCAATAACATCAAATGCATGCCACAGGTGAAAagttgtattattattaatatacaaACATCCAAAAGCCAGCTCTCGATTGACCTTTCAACATACTGTGACTCTTGTCTATTTACTGCAATTAAAACTGTACaatatgtttgttttgcattctTAATTACAGAGATAAAAGCACTTCTTTCCCCATTGGTATTTGTTGTGTTAATCAAGGCAAcaaattgctttttaaatggCTTTTTTCCCTCTACTTTAGCTGTTAGAAATCATTTGTCAAAATGTTACAAGTGTAACCGATGGCATTCACTCAAGGGCTCCGACGCCTGCCCACTCTGAAGGGGCTTAAAATCTCCAGAGAGCAAGAGCGCACCAATAAAACCCAAGGACAGGGGCTTTATGACAGAACGAACAAAGCGGTGTAGGCTTTTGGGACTAATGTGGCTTTTAGAGGTTTAGCCTTGGATCTTTATCACAGCCTCTCCCCCCAGCCAGCCTTCACATACCACCATGTCCTGCAGCACAGACAGCAGAAAGAGGTGGAGGGGCAGCTGGGATGGAAACATAGGAGGATCCCCGTTTGCTCAAGAATCACaaacacctctatggaaaccaTCAAATGTGCAAAGCAGAACTGAATGCCAAGAAATGTTGGCAGGAGGGAAggtttaatatatatatatatatatatatatatatatatatatatatatagagagagagagagagagagagagagagagagagagagagagagagagagagagagagagagagagagagagagagagagagagagagagagagagagagagagagagagagagagagagagagagagagagagagagagagagagagagagagagagagagagagagagagagagagagagagagagagagagagagagagagagagagagagagagagagagagagagagagagagagagagagagagagagagagagagagagagagagagagagagagagagagagagagagagagagagagagagagagagagaaatagtgcaaaaatgtgAGAGCACATGATGCAAGTCCATAATgtaggtttgttttttgtgcaggGTCATAATCTGAATAGATGCGAGCTGCAGCTGACTCACGAGGCTCTTACCTTGgcatttaaaacattacataaaCTGGGGCTTAATATAACAACACAGTTCCGGAGAGGTTGAGTGATTTGCTGAAGTGGGATGGGAAAATATTCTTACCTCTCCCATGTTCTCGGCTCTGTAGGAGTGCTGCAGCGCTGAACGGCATCACTGGTGAAATAACATGACATTTGGTTGAATATTACTGATTAAATTAACAGCTCCTGCTTGGAAAACTCGCTCATATTAAAAAAAGCTCTGACTTTTCAGTCTTCAAGGCTATTCAGTGTGAGAACTGATGATACAGCACCAGTGCCACCAAGTGGTAATGAAAGAAGGTTTTTGATAGGAGCAGTCCACCACCAAAATGCCAGCACAAGCCCCCAAAAACTGACTGGAgtataaattttttattttaatttcagatGCAAGTATATGAAACATGTTAGAGgataaatatttacaagaaaagtTGCATAACACACAAAAGCCAGAAATGCAAACATTCAGTAAAAACGAATAGGACAGAAGTACGAAGCGCTATACCAGTCTATCTGAAGGAACACTCAAAAGAAGCAATGAATGATTGTCAACCGAAGGTAGAAAACGAGGAAACTCGGTGAAAATCCCACACAAGAAGCTCAAAATGAAACCAGGATCAAATGTGAACTGAACTATCAGTGTGAGCTATGCTGGTGCAGTGCTTGctgaaagaaattaaataaaagtagCCTCACTGGAGTGTGAGGTGACATCACCATTTTCAAAAGAACACCAGGAACTTGCACTATTATTAGTATCGACCATCTAAACAGACTGTATTGTACATCCAGACGCCGCTTTCTCCAAGTGTAGAATGACACATCAACAAAATGAATAATATATACAAACCCCCGAAACTATCGGCCTCTATAGTGAAATATGTGTAATCTTTGTTCAAGACTCCTTATATAAATGTACAACTTTAATACTAAATGCAAAGTGTGGTGTGAACTGTTACAATGAGCCCTGAGGAAATGTCTTAATGTCACTACTGCGTTCTTAAATAAAAGCTATGCAGCGGAGGCATTCTGTAGGTATATATTAAACAGCCACAACGATCCCCATCCACGACAAGTAAAGTCTAATCACAAGCCCACAGTCACCGCAAATCAGACCATACGGCTACCGTCACACCGATTTACatctccaaaaaaataaatcacatggCGTGCAAGCGTAGGATACACAACAGAGTGAAGCGAGCGATGGCACAATTGTGAACTGTGGCTTAAAGTTACCCAGTAGTGTGGATTACGCATGTtgctgttcagtttttgctattttacatGAGCCGTTGTGTTTTGTTGCGATGAAAATTaggggacaaaaaaaacacatttcacagtagtatatattttttgtttgctttttgtcatgtttgttaaATACATACATAGAACAAGACAAATGGCTTCTATAATGAGGAAAATCTTGCTGGTGCAgtcagtcacaaaaaaaaaaaaaaagctgttccAACATTTGATGACTTATTTGTTCTACTGATCAAACAGATGCATCAGCTGACAGTGACTTTCAAGCTACGTGAGGCCTTTATTACATTATGTAATGGGTCACAATCGAGAGTTCGCTTCCAGATAGACCTCCACAGTTCCCTTCACCAGCAATTAATAAACCTTCTACACAGTTTGTTACTCTGTGGGTGTTCTCGTGTTTCATAGAAGTTTATCCTGAAATCAGAAACTGCTTATCTACACCCACACTCTACTCCCATTCATAATCATCCAACTGcttctgtccaaaaaaaaaagaaaaaaaaaaaaaacgaagcaGTCATCCAACTCAAACAGTCGATAAAGccgaaaaaacaaacactataAAGTATTACATACTTTAAAAAGATAAGCCTATAACTCTGCAGGCATTTGCAAATGACTTTCAATGAATGATCCGTTTTTCAGAGGTGCTTCTTTGCGAGGATGCTCTCATTACTGACAGGCTCCTCGTTCTACTACAGGTTGTCGGTGGACCATCCCTGCTCTATATTTCGCAAAGTTGGAGGGTCCGAAGTGGGTTACAGGATGGCCAAGGCTGTCCAGAGGAGCACTGGGATAAAACCTTAATGCTTACAATAACAGGCCCAGAGGCCAGGGACAGAGGAAAAAGGGCCAGAGCAGATGGTCCTGGACAAGCAAAGAGCTCCAGGTGACTTCATCCTTGATGAGTAGAATGTGCGCTATCAAAAGTAGATCTGCTTGGCGTGTGATGGATTCTGCTCCATGGGGCAGTACGGGCATTTCAACCTGAGGATGGAAAGAGCAGGAACAGACTCTTAGTATCTCTGTCACTTTCAATCACTGCTGGTTATTTCCTAGAGCAAAGTAAGAGTTCTTACAGTATTTTTACCTGCTACAGAGGAACTTTTTACactgattttatattttcagtacAGAATTTTGGTCTGTTTTGTCCCTTGTTGGTGCAATTGAAGAAACTGTGGCCTCCATATTTTGAGGGTGGACTTTTAAAGGCGACCAGTGACCAAATATACAGCATCTGTTACAGCATCCTCCctgtttctctttcatttccCAACATGAAAGCTCAGGGGCATCAGTTGAGCAGGTAACTCTCAAATCTTGGATATTATGGCTTCTTTCAATAAAATTTGGTTAATTAGCTCAGAATATTTCACCATGAATGAGCATCAGTTTGGAACCAGTATAATACAAAAAGAAGTGTTTTTTAACTTAGTATAAAATAACTATAAACTGAAGTTGCATCAGAAAACTTTGCATATTGCAAAATCAGACCAGATACACTAGGACACCCAGTTATTTCTGGAGTATTATTTTGAAATACTGTGTGTTGGGACAtactaaatctttttctggTGTACTATGTAGTGTGAAAGTGTGGCCACTGGAACGCTCCTAGAGACATTgtgataaagataaagataaagataaagataaagttctttatttctccccactccaggggaaatttacattgttacagcagctttatttactaTACAAGGGTGGCAGTGTGAGGGAAAGACTTGCCACTTGTCCCACCCCTCCCCTAAAAAAGCCAATCATCTGCTTTGCAACAGCTGAACCAGGAAACATCCAGTCGATTATATTTTTGCACTGACTTGCTGTGTAATAAAACTGTGTGTATGCGAAGTAGAGGGATACGCTGTGTGGAaaaattctttttaaacttGAGTAAAGATGTAAAGTAAAGACTGTCCCACTTGCTATTATTTTAAGTCTCTATTGTTTAGTCCAAAGAGTGTGCGAGGTACTCTGACTTTGAAGTAAAAATTCTTTTAAACATTGATAAACTTTATTTTGGGGCAAAGTCACCAAATTTTAAGTAGTATTCAGCAGATTTGACTAGGGGTTGGAAAGATAGATGTTTTAATGTCCTGGTGACCACTGAAATTGCAGCTATGGCGCCTTAGACATGAGCTTAGTCTTGTTAGCCCAAAATAGCTGCTCAGAGACATTACCAAGATGGTTGGCAAGTGGCAGGACTTGCCTGTGAGGACTCACACATAAACCAACAGGAATTGAGACGGACTTTTACACTGGTAGCACTGGTGCAACAACCTttcaaatcaaaaatcaaaatcaaatgaAGCTTTACTGTCATCATATAAGATGAGACAACATTTCTCCGGGATCCAAAAACCAGATCAGCAGTTTGGTATTCTGACTGCTTGTGGAACAAAACTGTTTATCAGTCTGCTGGTTCTTCCTTCACATGATCTGGCCACACCCAACTTCTGATTTTATCTACATGCCTGTTGTATATGTGCAGATTTTTCTAAAAGTGGAGcaaattttaaatgtcaatattgCTGCTGATCACACTCATTTAACCCAAAATGTCCTGCCCTAGCACTGCATTAGCCACTGCTGCTGAATGTAGTGGACcacattttcttcttcactaCTTAATTGTAATCTCTAAGCCTGCACCTGCATTATTTGTCTGTCAGAACCTCTTCCTTTTCACCTGCCTTCTCCTCTTGcttcttattttgttttttaaataatcagctATACATCACTCCATCTCTGTAACACAGTAACAACTGAATGGACTGTTTCACACTTGAATCAGTTCGAAGAAAAACTACAATTCTCACCCACAATGGCTAGCGCAGTGGCTGGCCAGCCGGAGGGGCATCAAAACAGACTAATGATCATAATGCACTTGAACAAATGTGACCATGTGAAATTTTAACTCTCACACTCTCTAAAGATTGCATTTTGCTAGTCTGGAGCCTTTTTCAGGCTTTTTGCTGACTTACTTCCCAGCGTTAGTGAGTTTGTTGAGAGCATCTCTGGAGATGACGTGGCCACAGATGAGCTTCATCGGAGGATTGCTCTCTGAGGTTTGCTGCCTAAGAATTGGGCAGGCGAACACAGAGTGATACCAGCACTTCTTCCCCAGGTCGATTTCAATCTACGTGAACAGACGGTGTGAATTAACTGAAGgctcaaaaataatgaaaaggagtgttgaatgttttttgtgtttaatttaaagGGACTTACAGGCAGCTCATCTTTGTGCGTCCAGACTCCGCTGCACTGTCTCTGCTCTATCACCTGTTTGATGTTCATCAGCACTGGCAAGGCCATGCATCCTGATGCAAAACTGAAACAGACATAGCTGTGTTGACAAATTTTGACTGATGTCCAAATCTAAGAGTAAAAAAATCGAATCACTTCTACAATAATCAAGCAACAAAAGTTAACTGTATCGGGAAAGATTTTAAAGTTTATCAGAGATGACATGTTCTGcaatgttcatgtttttctcaCCTAACACTTAGTGGAGACTCTACAGAGAGGCCCAGCAGGGCACAGGCATCCCTGGTGAAGATGTTGCAGATCTCAGCCCACTGGTTTGTCTCCAGCAGACTGCGGTACGGAGAGTTCTCAATGCCATGACGCAGGTACACCAGACTACCCATCAGGATCTGGATATctggaaaagaacaaaaacaaacaatcccACATGAGTATTGCAAACCTCACTTCATAGTATTCATATATTTGCCTTAAGAACTCTTTAATTCTTTCATCATTGCAAATAAATTCTGAATTGTTGGATGGCGATACTGGACTCTTACAAGAGAGAGAGCAACAGATTTTTCAGAGAGTAATAAAAATGGTGAAACATaacagcatttgtttgtttgtgtcagcGCTGGCATAACGATGACTGTACGCTGCCTACCTCTCTGATGCTGCGAGGCAAAGGGCTGGAAATGCCTGGCATACTGCAGGGCCTCCATTTGGTTGCCGATTCCTCCACTCAGCAGGCTGATGAAGTACAAGCGGTGCAACTTGAACTCTAAACTGCTGTTCAGGTCCAGAAGGCGCTGCCGATTCGTCACTGCCCATCTAAGgaaattcaaaaacaaacaagtcttACCAACTATTATACGTAAGCATTCTTGTAACAAATAAGATAACAGAGACATAATAAAtgcagtgcctataaaaagtagaaaagcagtAAGATATAAGCACTATGCAATGTTGAAACAAAGTAAGTATGCCAAAATAGGCTAGAACAGAACGGTAAAAAGTTATACTTCCAACTGTAATAAGCACATAATTATATACTGcacctgaaaatgaaataaaaatgaaatattatacATTGCATTAATAATGTTGTACATGCTAAAAACTGTAGATGTattgaaaatgttgcaaatgaaaatgaattattacacacgaaaatttgaaatattgcacattaaatatTCTACATGAAATGAAGTGCTACACATTATGGAAAATGATAACTCATAAACCACTGAGAAAATTAATGCTGTAAATTATATTGATACTATTGTTTAGATCACTCTAAAGCAATGGTTCTCAAACTTATTCTGTCAGGCCTCCcttcagaggacaaaaaacttccaCACTCAACACCCCAATAACTTTGTATATATACAAAGTTTATATATAAAGTGCTTTTATAtcaaaacatgaatatgcagggctgtgctATTTTATCTAATTCCATTtcgttgtttttcacagtaaagatcagggatgtcaaactcattttagttcaggggccacattcagcccaatttgatctcaagtggaccacaccagtaaaaccagagcataaaaacccataaaaaccacaactccaacttttcccctttgttttagttcaaaaaagtacattctgaaaatgatcaCGTTTAATGAACTAatgatctttttacaaaacattatgatcaTCCTGAAATTCCTCAAGAAAAccaagttcaatttcaaaaatattctgcctcagttgatcatttacacaCGCATTGTAActgacagatcacagtttatctgcaaaagcacaaaacattcagtcataggtatctggaactgaacaatcttgtattgtactttatgatcaaaacaacttgtcaagatctacatttaaaatttacagttttacaaatttacagttcaTGTTTCCTctttaatttttacactttgtaaagtcgtcctgtgggccgaaatggaccgtctggcgGGTCgtttttggcccgcaggccgaaTGTTTCACAACCCTGGTAAAAATTATCGGAGTAGATGAGCCGAGGTGTTGACGccatcaagtacgctggtgttccaatTGCACATACTTGATGCGTTCTCGGAGTCTGTACTTCCGTACTGCCAAGTACGCAAGTACAGACTTGCGTACTTGGTACTGAAAAACGGACAGCGCAGTTTGAATATTGTTGTGTGCTGCACAAAATAGGCCAACGTTAAGActatagttcagctaattagttccacATAGatggaccttttcctcccagttgcTCGCGCCCCCCacactttgagaaacactgcactAAAGTGAGTTTTGACATGACCAAAGTACAGCTAATATCATTGGAAATTCCACAACTGGAAAAGGGCtgtaaagatgaataaaatcctaaaataaaaaagagggtGGATCATTCGACacaaacagtgtaaaaaaaaaaaaaaaaagaagacaaatacAACATACTCTAATGCTGGCCTGAGGTCCTGCATCCTCAGAGCTTCAAGGATCCTATTTAGCTCGAGGAAAGGCTGCTTCATACTCATGTCTATAACTACACCAGACTCCTAGAAAACAGAACAAGTTATTATTAGTTCATTTGACCTTTTAGCACTTTTAGATTTCATACAGGAATCATCTCAAAGTGGTTCAAGCTACACCAGAGACATACATTGGAAGGCCTCAGCTGTTTACCTGACAGAGGTCCTCTGCTACACTCAGCATCCCTTGTCTGTACAGGTGCTCCACAATGGTCTCACTCAggtatttctgtctctctgggGTGTCCCACACTGTCTCTGCCACCACAGCACTGATCTCTGCATCAAAATTCTACAGAGAAAGATACCGGAGGTGAAGTACATGTATACTAAACGTAAAAAGAAAGTTGCTGCCTGTTCTTACCCTGTCGATGGCTTTGCCGACTTTTGACACGCTGCCATGGATGTCCTTATGTCGAGAGGCTAGCATCTGCACTGTTTCTTTGATATTCTTACAACACTGTGCCATAGTCTGGGATAGCACTGATAAATCTGCATCTTGTACTCCTGTTTGAGAGAAAAAGGAGTTTACTATGCATGTCTACAATGAAATGTGCAACATGAGGTAGAATACAGCACTGTGGAAGCATAACAAAGCACCATTTTAATTCCCGGTGCACTTTAATTCACTAAAATTAAACATATTCAACATTAATAATGTTTAGTCACCTCAAGTGTATCAGTTTTTCTTACCAAAAGCAACTAGCTGACCTCGTATCTCACAGACACTGCGCAGTAGTTCGTCTAGCCTCTCCTCAGACTGGTGGCCGTACATTACGAAGCGATGGAGCACCTTCTCCAGCTCCCgctccacacatgcacactgttCCATGATTCAGACTggaacacgcacacacacaacaacaacacctaGACTCATGAgaagagacaaaataacagaaatgaatATACATTTGGGGTGTTGCTGATTTTTAATTGTTGGTGATACATCTCTGAAAGTTTTAATATGAAACATACATTGCACATTTTGGactttctccattttttgtttaaataactGAGCGTAGGTTATTTAGTAAGTGGAACATTTTTAGAGTTGATTGAAAAACTACtgcttttttgtctgttcttcTACTTTATCTGCCTGCAGAAATCAGGTCACCTTAATTAGTGACCTCTTTTAAGTCTCCTCTTACATTTATCTGAGAGCATTTCCTGATTTTATGTGACTTTAATTTTCCATTGCACTGTATTTCATTGTCTTTAAAGTCTGTTTATGTGTTCGTACACTGTATTGGTTTTATATATTCAGCTGTTAATCTGTCTCCTATTAAACCTGATGATTTTATGACTTGTAATTGGAAAATAATGTAACTTGCAGCACATTATTATCAGTTTACATATCAGAGCTGCAACAATGACTAAATGAATCAATGTCAACTATAAAGATTAATCAACAACTATTTTGGTTATTGATTAATAGATTTGAGTACGAAAAAAGACTGTAGCTTTTCTCCCCTATGACATTAAACTACATATTTTGTTGTGGATGAAACAAGGCATTTGGGAAAGCCAACTTGGACTTTGGATCAACATTTCTCaccattttctgccattttatagaccaaacaccTAATCAATTAATCTAGACAATCACAGATGGATTAATCCACAATAAAAAGAATGCTACATACACCAGCACTGATATATATCTGTGACAATTTGACAACAAATCTAGGTGTGACTGATTTTCTAGTGAGACCAATAGTAGCTTCATCATTTGAATTGTCAGTGATCTTTTGTCTGGGGTTTGCATCTCTGTGGGGACTGATTcagcacaacaaaaatgttcaaatgtggCCCTATAAAAAGGGAATAAGAGTTCGTGGCTTCAATGTCACAAATCAGTTTCCAACAGGATTTGACTAACCTAattttataataacaataataataatctcaTGATTACCCCTCAACTAGTCAGTCCAAGAAGTACCATAACGCCTCTAATAAATGCCTCTGACTGCTGCTCGTTTTATGGACACTAAAATGCGAAAAACAAGCCTCACTGTGCTGTCCTGATGGAAACTTTGCCCTGGTGTGTTCCTGCTAACAACTAGCCAGGCCTAAACAACACAGGAACGGGCACACGGTGTACTACGCGGCCTGCTGTTTACTAACCTCAGTGGCCGTTAACCACACAAAAGTACAATTTAACCATCGGGTAACCAAAGACAGCGACGAAGGGTTCATTTATTTAAGCTGCTCGTTTGCGTGTAGAAATTACAACTCTCTAATAAAGACAACTTCTAAGTTATTGATAAGTGCAGTTTTATCTCACCGCTTGTAAGCCGAGTACAGAAAATGTCCACCTACCGTCAAGAGCTAGCTAACATTAACGCCAAAATAGACCCCTATTTTAACACCGAAAATGTCAAGTTGCTTAGTTTATCACTCCCGCTAACCATTACATATTTGAAGAGCCA
This Amphiprion ocellaris isolate individual 3 ecotype Okinawa chromosome 13, ASM2253959v1, whole genome shotgun sequence DNA region includes the following protein-coding sequences:
- the rmnd5b gene encoding E3 ubiquitin-protein transferase RMND5B; the encoded protein is MEQCACVERELEKVLHRFVMYGHQSEERLDELLRSVCEIRGQLVAFGVQDADLSVLSQTMAQCCKNIKETVQMLASRHKDIHGSVSKVGKAIDRNFDAEISAVVAETVWDTPERQKYLSETIVEHLYRQGMLSVAEDLCQESGVVIDMSMKQPFLELNRILEALRMQDLRPALEWAVTNRQRLLDLNSSLEFKLHRLYFISLLSGGIGNQMEALQYARHFQPFASQHQRDIQILMGSLVYLRHGIENSPYRSLLETNQWAEICNIFTRDACALLGLSVESPLSVSFASGCMALPVLMNIKQVIEQRQCSGVWTHKDELPIEIDLGKKCWYHSVFACPILRQQTSESNPPMKLICGHVISRDALNKLTNAGKLKCPYCPMEQNPSHAKQIYF